From the genome of Acinetobacter sp. TR3:
TGCATTAAAATTTAATCAACAAAATACTAAAATTATCCGTTTAGGTGTTGTGTTTGGTAATGGTGGTATTTTGCCGCAGATGTTATTACCCATCAAATTAAATGTGATTGCCAAGATTGGATCAGGTCAGCAACCTATTGTTTGGATTCATATTCAAGATGTTTTAAGAGCAATCATTTTTTTACTTCAATTACAGGCTGATCAAAAAGTTTACAATTTAGTTGCTCCAGAACAAATCAATCAACAAGGTTTTGCTGATATTGCCGCACGAGTTTTGAAACGTAAACCTTTTATTACAATGCCTAAATGTGTGTTTGAATTAGCATTAGGCGAACAATCACAATTAATTTTAAATGGTCAATATGTAACGCCTCAGGCATTATGCAGTCATGGTTTTAAATTTCAGTATCCCAATTTAGAGCAAGCCTTAACTGAAGTTTTATTGGGTCACTAAATTTTGTTTCTTCAAACGACTTGGTGAATATGCACTTGGGTCAACAATTGGTGCTTGTTTTAAAATGAGTTGGCGTAACAATTGCGCTGAACCAGCCCCCATACATAGACCATTGCGGAAATGTCCGAAATTTGCCCATAAGTTGGCTATATCAGGCATTTCACCAATATAAGGAATGCCTTGAGGTGAACTAGGACGTAAACCTGCCCAACGGCTTACGATGGGGAATTGTTTTAACTCAGGAACCATATCTAAACATGCGCTTAAAATATCTTGCTGTGTTTGCTCATCCACAGCCGTACTAAAACCACAGTCAGCCATACTCGAACCACAGACAATATGACCATCTTGACGTGGAATGAGATACATCACACGGTTCATACACATAGTAGGCAACCAGTTTTCAGGTGTTTTGAACAGCAGCATTTGCCCCTGTATGGGATGCACAGGAATTTGTCGATGTATGTGTTCTTCCCAATATTGACTCCATGCACCTGAGGTTAGAACAACATGATCAGCATGAAAAACTTGACCATTTGAAGTTTGTATTCCGTGTACCGTTTTATTTTTAACAATCAGTTGATCAATCGAGCAGTGCTCAAAAAAACGAACGAAAGGATGCTGTTTAAGATAGCTGATGAGAGATTGTAATAAACGAGGATTACGTACATTCGACAGTTGTGGGAAATGAATGGCTTGTTGGAATTTTTCTGAAATATGAGGATTTACTGCTTCAAGTTGTTTGCGATTTAATAGGTCACATTGTTGCATTGGCTCATGATGAGTTGATGCGTAATTGAGTCCAACTTCAAAATCTTCTTGATCAAAAATCAACATACCTGTGTCGTGGATTTGAAAATCAATCCCCGTGATAGGCAGAAGTTTTTCATTCCACATTTGATACAGCGATTTACCGTATTGAGCAAGATGATTAACTTCTGGTGCATAACGCCACGGGTACATCGGGGAAAGAATTCCACCGCCTGCCCATGAGGCAGCCTGACCTGCTTGTTGTTGATCAAAAATATCAACAGAGCAACCTTGTTCAGCAAGTTCTAACGCTGACATCAAGCCGCTAATACCCGCACCAATAATGGCAATATGCATACTTTAGCCCAAGTTCAAGAAAATTAATCCTGAAATTTGATACTCGGAGACGTCATCCGCAACCTGCGTGGTATAAACAAGATAATGTTTTTGCAATAAAATTAAATAAATGCAAGAAATGAACAGGTTTTGCGGATGACAATGGTTTTGCCTACTTTTGTCGAAACAAAAGTAGGGCGAGCCTGAGCAAACCAAAGCGACTTAAGCTTTGGTATAGCGCAAGACGAAGTTGCTTATCCTGAAATTAAGATGAGAACTCAGCAAGACTCTGTTGTATATATTATCATATTAAAATCAATTAGATATTATCTCATCTCTTTGAGTTTACGCGCTGCTTCTTCGGCAAAATAGGTCCAAATACCATCTGCACCCGCACGACGGCAGCACATCAATGACTCTAAAATCACGCTTTCAGATAACCAACCATTTTGAATCGCCGCTGCAAGCATGGCGTATTCACCGCTGACTTGGTAGACAAAAGTCGGCACACCAAAAGTATCTTTCACTTCACGGACGACATCCAGATAAGGCATACCCGGTTTTACAATCACCATATCTGCACCTTCCTGAATATCAAGTGCAATTTCATGTAATGCCTCGGCACGATTGCCGACATCCATTTGATAATTATATTTATTTGCACCTTTTAAATTACTTGCTGAACCCACTGCATCACGGAAAGGACCGTAAAAGCTTGAAGCATATTTTGCTGAATACGCCATGATATTGGTATAGATAAAACCATTTTGTTCAAGTGCTTGGCGAATCGCACCAATGCGTCCATCCATCATATCACTAGGAGCAACAACATCAGCACCTGCTTGCGCATGACTTAAGGCTTGTTTGACTAGGCATTCAACCGTTTCATCATTTAAAACATAACCCGTTTCATCAATAATACCGTCTTGGCCATGAGTGGTATAAGGGTCAAGTGCGCCATCGGTAATCAATACCATTTCTGGTAATTCTTTTTTCAGTAAGCGGCAAGTGGCTTGAACCAAACCATTTTCATGCCATGCAGCTTCCGCCGTTAAACTTTTGTCTTCTTGTGGCGTTACTGGAAATAAAGCAAGCTTTGAAACACCGAGTTCGAGCAAATTTTCTGCTTTTTTGAGTAATAAATCAGCAGATAGACGCTGCACATTTGGCATGCTTGGAATATCTTGAGTTTGTTGTTGTCCTGGTAATACAAATACTGGATAAATCAAATGATTAGCTGTGAGTTGTGTTTCACTGACCATGGCACGAAGTTGGTCATTTTTACGGATACGGCGCATGCGAGTCGCGGGAAAAGCGGGACGATTGAACGTATAAGTCATAACAATCTCGATGTTCAGTATTACACTATAGGAATAATTGAAATATTTAAGTCATGCTAGGGAGAGCTTAGCGGCTAAGTTCAATTAAATATCCTCGCTATTGTAGCCCCATAATTTTAGATTTGTACAAAATAATGGGATGTTTATCGTTCCTTTGGATTTAGACAGCGTATGAATGATGTAAAGAAAAACTGGACAGGCAATATTCAGTTAGGTGCTAAAGCCGATCATGACGTGGTATTAAAGCAGCTTTGTAAAGCATTTAATTCTTCACCATTTTTTAAGCATTGTGGCATGAGCATGCGCGTTGTTGATGATCAAATTGAAGGTTATATCGAGATGCAGCCTGAGTTGGTCGGTAATGTAGCCTTCCAAATTTTGCATGGTGGTGTTGCTGCGACATTGCTGGATAGTATTGGTGGCGTGGTTGCAATGGAACAACTTTATCGCCGTGCAACCCCTGAAGATTTACCTGACACGATTAAGAAAGTATCGCGTTTAGCAACTGTAGATATGCGTGTTGATTATCTTGCTCCGGGTCGTGGTCAGTTTTTTACTGCACGTGCGGAAACATTACGCTTAGGACGTAAAGGCTGTACCATGCGTATGACGATGCTCAATGATGAAGCTAAACCAATTGCAACGGCAATTGCTTCTTACGCATTCTAAGTACAGTATTCGATATGAAAGCGTCTTTTGACGCTTTTTTATTGTTTAAATGAAAGTGAAGTAAAAATAATTATCAAAATATAAGAATTGAACGCATCAGTTATTTTTTTTATTCTCGTCATATGATTTTTTATCGTTAAAATGCGATTTAAATTTTTGTTTGTATTTTGATCTTAGGTTTTAACAATTGGTTAAGTTAAAAAAACTAGACTGATCTGCTGATTAAACCAAAAGTTAAAAATCCCTTTAATTTTCAGGAATAACATATGACTGACGCCCAAGCTAATCAACAAGATATTGCTGCTTATTCGGCATCAGATGATGCAATGAAAGCAAAACGTAAAAAGTTTTTAGGATTTTTCGCACTTATTCTTATCCTTGCAGCAATTTTGTATGCTATTTGGGCGTTGTTCTTTAATCATGCTGTCAGTACCGATAATGCTTATGTTGGTGCGGAAACGGCACAAATCACCTCAATGGTGAGTGGACAAGTCGCTGAAGTTTTGGTGAAAGATACCCAACAAGTTAAAAAGGGTGATGTTCTCGTTCGTGTAGATGAGCGTGACGCCAAAATCCAGTTGGCACAAGCACAAGCTGAATTGGCAAAAGCTCAACGCCAATACAAACAAAGCCAAGCGAATAGTAGCTCATTGAATTCTCAAGTTGTGGTTCGCAATGATGAAATTAATAGTGCACAAGCACAAGTAAGTAAAGCGCAAGCAGATTTTGATAAAGCGAACTTAGAATTAAAGCGTCGTAATGAACTTGCTGCTTCAGGAGCGATTTCTAAAGAGGAATTGAGCAAAGCGCAAAGTGCAGTATCGACGGCACAAGCAAGCTTAGATTTAGCTCAAGCGGGTTTAGCCCAAGCAACCTCAAGCCGTAAAGCCGCAGAAAGTACACTTGCTGCAAATGAAGCATTGATTCAAGGGGCAAATGAAGCATCAACACCTGATGTTTTGGTTGCAAAAGCCCATGTTGAGCAAGCTATGCTTGATTTAGAGCGTACTATTATTCGTGCGCCTGTTGATGGTGTGGTGACACGCAAGAATATTCAAATTGGACAACGTGTTGCACCAGGTACTGTGATGATGTCAGTAGTGCCTGTATCTGCGCTGTATGTCGACGCAAACTATAAAGAAAGTCAGCTTGCTAAAGTGAAAGCAGGACAGAAAGTAACGCTTCGTTCAGACCTGTATGGTGATGATGTAGTTTATCACGGTGTTGTTCAGGGATTTTCGGGTGGAACAGGAGCTGCTTTTGCTCTTATTCCCGCACAAAATGCGACAGGAAACTGGATTAAAGTAGTACAGCGTTTACCTGTACGTATTATGCTTGATCCAAAAGAACTTGCAGAACATCCATTGCGTGTAGGGTTGTCGATGCAAGCGGACATTGATCTCGCATCGAAGTAATCAGCCATGAAAACGCAGAATCCTTTTGCAGAACTTAGTGGCGGGCGATTACTGCTCGCCGCATTCGTCATTGCACTTTCTAACTTTATGGTGGTGCTTGATACCACCATTGCCAACGTTTCAGTCCCCCATATTACAGGGAACTTAGCTGTTTCTAGTTCACAAGGAACGTGGGTGATTACCTCTTATGCCGTTGCAGAAGCGATCTGTGTTCCACTCACAGGTTGGTTAGCTGGACGTTTTGGCACAGTTAGAGTTTTTGTCTTCGGGTTAATCGGCTTTACTATATTTTCATTTTTATGTGGTTTAGCAACTTCATTAGAAATGTTGGTATTTTTCCGTATTGGTCAAGGACTTTGTGGTGGTCCACTTATGCCACTCAGTCAAACCTTGTTAATGCGAATTTTCCCACCAGAAAAACATGCGCAAGCAATGGGGCTTTGGGCGATGACAACCGTCATTGGACCGATTTTAGGACCAATTTTAGGCGGACTTATTAGTGATAATCTATCATGGCATTGGATTTTCTTTATTAATATCCCTGTTGGAATTTTCTGTGTATTAGCGTCCATCCGCTTGTTGTCTGTAGCAGAAACTAAAACTGAGAAATTACGAATTGATGCAGTTGGTTTAGGTTTGTTAGTGCTTTGGATTGGTGCTTTACAATTGATGCTAGATCTTGGGCATGAACGAGATTGGTTTAACAGTACCAGTATTATTGTTTTGGCATTGACAGCAGTTGTTGGCTTTATTGTTTTCATGATTTGGGAACTCACAGAAAAGCATCCAGTGGTTAACCTGTATGTATTCCGTCATCGAGGTTTTGCCGTTTCTGTTTCAGCATTGGCATTTGGCTTCGGTGCATTCTTTGGCAGTATCGTTTTAATTCCGCAATGGTTGCAAATCAATTTGGGTTATACCGCCACGTGGGCAGGATATCTGACTGCAACTATGGGTTTTGGTAGTTTGACGATGTCGCCAATTGTTGCGAAGTTATCAACCAAATATGACCCAAGAGCATTGGCTAGTTTTGGGCTAGCATTGTTGGGTGTGGTTACGGTCATGCGAGCTTTTTGGGTTACAGATGCAGATTTTATGTCATTAGCATGGCCACAAATCTTACAAGGTTTTGCTGTACCATTTTTCTTTATTCCACTGTCAAATATTGCGATGGGTTCTGTCTTAGCTCAAGAAATGGCTTCTGCCGCAGGTCTAATGAATTTCTTGAGAACAATGGCAGGGGCGATTGGCGCTTCAATTGCAGTGACAATTTGGGATGATCACACGAAAGTAGCTCGTAGTGAAATGGTGAATAATTTGCACCCACAAGAAGTGCAAAATACGTTGCTTCAAAATGGTTTTTCACCTGATGCAACACTCGCCACGATTGCAAATTTAGTTGATAAAGAAGCGATTACGACTTCAGCTAATCATGTGTTTATGTTATTGGCAATTGTATTTATTTTTGCGAGTGCATTAATTTGGATGAGTCCAAAACCTAAAGTAATAACGGGTGGACCTGCACCACATTAATTTTGATAGATAATCAATTTTTCTTTAAAAAACTCGGATTGATTCATCCGAGTTTTTTATTTAAATCTGATATGAATGTCTATTCCGTCCAGTGGCTTTGTTGCACAAAGATTTGAAATGCAAAGCGTCCCTAATTGAGCCAAATTTAAGGCGTAACTTGGGTAAGGGGCGGCGTTTTATTTCTTCTCTTTTCATTTCTTTGTATCCCTGCGGTTTCAATTTTTCTTCAAGGATACACGTAGGGATACACGGCGAGCAATATTATATAAAGTTATGATCAGTTATATATAGGCAAGAAAAAAGGCTTAATCCCTTTAGAATCAAGCCTTTTTGTTTTAAAACTTGGCATATTTTGCCATGTTTTGTTAGGTATTTGGTGGAGATGGCGGGAGTTGAACCCGCGTCCGCCAGCACTACACTCGAGAATACTACATGCTTAGATATCGTCTATTGTTTTAACACCAAGCGACCCGACGAACAGGGTACAAGGTGCGATCCTCTAAGTTTGGTATAAAGCCCCGAGGCTTGACCTTATACGGACTTGTGTGCGTGCGCTTCGGTCGGGTTCACTGACCACAAGTATTCAGTGAAGCGGACAAGCTGCCCTTAGGCAGCTAGAGCGTAAGTTTCGTCGTTTGCGACTATTAAAATGCAAATTTTATTTACGAGAGAAAATGCGCTCTCGGCATGCATCTATGAGCTTCATCACCAGCGTCGAAGCCAATAACATCCCCATATATGAACGAACATCATAGCATAAATATTGAAAATTTAAATCTAAATTTACAGGCTTTGAGGTTTGTGGTTGAAAACTAATCTAATTGAAATCATAAATTAATAGCATATCTTTAAAGAATTAGCTTTTTAAGGTTTAGCTAAATTGGAACTTCAAAGAAGGAATATGCATTTATATCCCTTCATTAAAACAATTGCATATCACTTGGCAGCTTAGGTTAATGCCATCCACCACCTAAAGCCCGAATAATATCTACACTGGCAATCATTCGACTACCATGAAGCTGTGCAGCGAGTTGCTCTTGCTGCAAGATATTCCGATCCGATCCGATCCGATCCGATCCGAATCAATCACATCCAGATAGTTGATACTGCCTTCAAAATAACACAAATGTGAAAGCTGATTGGCATGTCGGGATGAACAAGTGCTTGACCATGTGCCTGTATGTACTGATACAGAATACATTGATCAGGCAGTTCATATACTGATTAAATCCTTATTTTACATTTTAAACTTTTTGGCGGTTTTGATTTGGGTGAGGGTGATACTGAAAGTCCTACTTTCGGCGGTTTTGGTTTAGGTGATGAACCTTAAAAGAATGTCTTTTCACTCTTAATGTATTTTTATGAAATAGAAAGCGATAAGTATTTTTATCGCCTTTTTACATTTTCAATACTAGTTATATACAGCGCTACAAATTTAAAGAAATATGAATATGCGAACATATTCAAACTGCTTAGTTTTGAGGATTTTACGGTTCATAAAAATTTTTATCAGTTTTTAGCTGTTTATTTTATCGGACTTTTGCCTGTATCACTTATGAGTTTTTTAAAATTAACTAATTTAAGATATGTGGATTCAAGCGATGATACTGTTTTTTAAGTGTTGAATTGCAGTATATGCATTCTTTGTTTGATCAACCAGTTGGAATCGTTTTGAAATTCTATTCTCAGTTACTTTAAGTAGAACAAAGTTTAGGTATTCATCGTAATAACGGGAGTTTTATGTTTTCACCCTATATCCATGCATTTGCATTGTTTTTTTCATTATTGAATCCGTTCCTGATGAGTGTCTACATGGTCGGGATGATTCGGAATACCGATGTAAAAGTATTTAATAAAGCATTGATTCAAGGGAGCTTAATCGCTTTTGCTGTTTTTGCATTATTCGCATGGGGGGGCGAGAATATTTTTAGTCGCTATCTAAATGTAAGATTTGAATCTTTCCAAATATTTGGTGGATTAATTTTTCTTGTAATTGGTTATCGTTATGTGTTTCAGGGTGCAGAAACAATCGGTGAAATGCGTGGCGCTCCTGAGCATTTGGCAGGTACGATTGCTATGCCTTTTATGATTGGACCGGGAACAATTAGTGCTGCGGTTGTCACAGGCGTGAGTGTTCCATTTGGAGGAGCAATTGCTGTGATTGCCCTCACATTGGCGTTAACTTGCAGTATTCTTATCGCGATGAAATACGGACACGATCATTTACGCTACAAGCATGCTAAGTATATTGATCGTTACTTTGACATTATGGGGCGTTTATCTGCCTTACTGATCGGTACAATTGCTGTCGATATGATCGTTAATGGTGTGATGGGACTCATTCGATCTACAAATTTAAATTAAATTATCAGATATAAAATTTTGTATGATCAGTATTTATTTGGTTGATAACATATTGTTAATTTTAGATAAAATCTAATAAAAAGGGGTTGTATGTAATCCTACTGAAATAATGTTTCGATCTATCATAAAAATAGTTGATGATGTTTTGTACATTTATACGTATTTTTACGTTGAGGAATGAACGATAATACACATGTTGTATTCTCCTATGAGTTCTCCTATGTATCCATTAGATCAATTGAACCAAGCACCTGATGATCAGTCAGAGCTTACAATGTCAGTTTTAATGACACCTGATATGGCAAACTTTTCAGGTAATGTTCATGGTGGAGCAATTTTAAAACTGCTTGACCAAGTTGCTTATGCTTGTGCAAGCCGTTATTCAGGCAGTTATGTTGTGACATTGTCTGTTGATAAAGTTAATTTTAAAGAGCCAATTTACGTTGGTGAATTAGTCACATTTTTAGCGAGTGTTAATCATGTAGGGCGTACTTCTATGGAAGTCGGCATTCGTGTAGAAGCACAAAATATTCAAAAGCGTACAATCAGACATACCAATACATGCTATTTCACCATGGTTGCTGTAGATGAGGAGCGTAAACCTAAAGTTGTTCCGATATTAAAATTAGATACGGATTGGAAGCGTTGTCGTTTCGAAGCTGCAGAACAGCGTAAGGACCTACGTTTACAAGAAGTACAGCAACCTTCTTGCAGTATTTTCAAGAAATCTAGCCAGTGTTGATTTATTCATTACATTCCTAGTGATCTAAAAAAAGATCGAACCGCAGCATGGTTCGATCTTTTTTTATTTGTAAAGATGAGTCAGATCATTACAAATGTTGTTCTAAAGGGTCTGGAGGAACCTGAAGATCAAATTATTTACTAGCGGTCGGAGCAGCCGTTGTTGCTGCATCACTTGCTGTTGTGTCTGTCGTAGCTGGATTTAGAGTTTCAGGTTGCTCCTGAGTTGATACCACGACTTTCTCTTCGGTGGTTTTGGTGCTATGTGATTTGTCATGAGCCGAAGCTGCAAATGTTGTTGCCGCTGTTAAAGCAAATGTTGTCGCAATTAAAGTCTTAATGAGTTTCATGTTTGGCATCCATATTTGAACTTAATTAAAAAATTACAGCTTCAATTCGAGAGATGAATCAGAACAAATCTTGAATTTCTGCATGAGGTTTATGCTAAGTGCCTAAGTTTTTTACAGCAATATTCTTAACAATCTTTTACGCCAAGCTTAACAATAGCGCATCATAAAACGCGGTTTTGTGATGTGCTTGTAAAGTTAAATGCCTGAACCTATCAGTAAAATGTATATAAATATGTATTTTTGATTAAAAAATAATCTACAATTTTACGTGTTCTAAACAAGATCTTTCTTTTGCAAAGAGTTTAATAATTGGATAAAACATTTAAATTTTAGTTTTAAATAGTATTTTTAGATTAATTTTGTGATTAAATTATCTTTATTTTTGTTTTAATTGAATTATTTCGTAAATTTAATTCTTTATTTTATTTCGCATATTTTTCACTTTAGAATGAAATAAATTTTTAATGCGAGTAAATCGTGAAGTTCATTGCTCCCAAAATTGTTCCTACTCACATTATTTCTGGTTTTTTAGGTGCAGGTAAAACAACGCTATTGCAGCATTTATTAACCCAAAAGCCTGAAAACGAAGTTTGGGCTGTTCTAATGAATGAGTTTGGGCAAATAGGTGTTGATCAACAACTGATTACCCAACAACAAGGCTATGCTGTCAAAGAACTACTTGGTGGATGCTTGTGCTGTAGCAGTCAACTTCCTATGCAAATTGCACTGGCTCGCTTACTCAGTGAAAGTAAACCTGATCGTTTATTTATCGAACCAACGGGGTTAGGTCATCCTGCACAATTACTGGAACAACTGACCGAGCCGCATTGGCAAAGCAGTTTAAATATGCGTGCTTTGGTAATCGTTGTGGATGGAAGTCGTCTACATGATGAAGATTGGGTTAAACAGAACTTATATACCGATCAACTGAAATCTGCACAAATCGTAGTCCTCTCACATATTGATTGTATGTCAGTAGCAGATCATCAAGCCTATGCAGCTTTAAAACAAGAATATGACACTTATGTCCAGCATTGGATTGAAGTTGAGTGTGGCAAAATTGAATTATCTCAGATTGATATTGTGCAACAACCTGTACAACGTAAGATCCAACCTTTACTCAAGCTACAACAAACACAGGCTATCGAGCCTCTGTTAGAAATAAAACAACTTCCATATCATTATGTAGAAACGGCTCAAGGTTATACCGTTGCAGGTTGGAAATTGCCTAAACGCTGGCAATTTAAATTTTTTGAACTCTTAGATTTGTTGTGTAAGCAACAAAATTGGATTCGCATCAAAGGCATATTTAATACGGATCAAGGTTGGAAAAGTTTTAATTTTAATCCTCAACAATTTAACTATAAGTCTGCCGAAGAGAGTATTGATAATCGAATTGAAATTATTTGCCAATCCGAACAAGATTGGTTGGTGTTTGAAACACAATTAATAAATTGTCGTCTTGATCTAACTGATGCTCAAAATGATTAAAGCCAACATTTTTTGTAATAAAATAGAGTATGCTTAGCGCCAAATTTGAGTACACCGTATTTAAGAGTATTTTTTATGGCGCTAAAAGCAACAATATATAAGGCAGATCTGAATATTGCCAATATGGATCAGCATATCTATGCAGATTATCAGCTAACACTTGCCTTACATCCGTCAGAGACTATTGAACGTTTGATGGTTCGTATTCTTGCTTATGCACGTTATGCCGATGAGCGATTAGAATTCACCAAAGATTTGTTTGAAACGGATGAGCCTGCGTTATGGCAAAAAGATTTAACAGGGCTTTTAGAAAATTGGATTGAAGTCGGTTGTCCATCTGAAGATAAAGTGAAAAAAGCTAGTGCTCGCTGTAAAAAAGTGGCTGTGATTACCTATGGCTCACAAGCTGCTGATTGGTGGCAAAAAAATACCAAGATTAAGACGTTGAGTAATGTGGAGGTCTGGCAATTAGCGCCTCAGACTACACAGGCACTTGAAGGCTTATGTGAACGCACGATGCAATTACAGCTTAATATTATGGATGGAGAGTGGACTTTGTTGAGCGATAAAGGTCAAGTCGATATTCAATGGTTACAATTGCAATAAATCAGGTTGGGAGTAAAAGATGAGCGCTGAATTACAAATTATTGATTTAAAAGTAGGTGAAGGTAAAGAAGCTGTTAAAGGTGCTTTAATCACAACACACTACACGGGGTGGTTAGAAGATGGTACTCAGTTCGATTCTTCAATTGACCGTGGGAATTATTTTGAGACTGTGATCGGTACAGGGCGAGTAATCAAAGGTTGGGATCAAGGCATCATGGGAATGCGCGTTGGTGGGAAACGTAAGTTAATCGTACCTGCACATTTAGCTTATGGTGAACGCAAAATGGGAAAAATTATTCCAGCAAATTCAAATCTGACTTTTGAAATTGAATTATTTGATGTTAAAACGCGCGACGAGTGATTTAGTCTCAATGATGCAAAGCATGATGGTATTGATTTGATTGCTTAATTCATGCTTTGCAAAAAAAAGTACAAAAACAATACAAATCAAAAAAATGATTTAATTCTAATATTTTGATTTTTAATATTTTTATTTTAATGTGCTTTTTTCAACAATCTGCTTAAAATGATTGATTCTGTAGATGGTTCTGTATATCTTTTAAAGAAAGGGCAATGTATTCTGAATCAAAGTTTTTATAATAAATGTGATGTTAATTTACCTTTTGGAAAAAATTGCTTTTAATGTTGCCATCCATGATCAGCAGATTCATAAACATGGCGAGGTAAATTATAAAAAATCTATGCTTGTGTTAACGAGCATCAAAAAATTGAGTGAGTGAGGCAGCTATGAATGATTATTTGGATATTACCGCTTCTGAGCTATTAAAAGAATTACATAATTTTTTCTTGATTAATACTTATAATGGCGCTGAAAATGGTTTTTGGGTCAATGAAAAAGCATTGATTGATAAAGATTATTGGATGGATGGAGAGAACAAGGTCGAGATTCTCCGAGAGTTGAGTCCTTCACATCAGCATTCACATCCTGACTATCGAATTACCTTATTATCTCCATTAGAAGGGAATGTCGTCTTGCTACAATACGATGGCGTGAATAAAAAAATTCAGACATTCCGTCGTGGTGAATGGGTAAACCGCTTATATAAATATTTTTATCAAAAAGAACGTTATTATTTACAACAACTTTCTGAGCATCCAAATTTTCAGCTCATTGAATATTAAGCTTATATATTTAGCTCATTAGGTTCTTAATACGTATCGTGTTAGGAACCTAATCACATATGGCTAAAATATTGATGTATATTGCGATAAAATTTATAAAATATTTTTTTAAGATTATTTTCAGTTTTTAAAATTATAAATACAATCCTTGCTCCCAGCTGACTCGCTAAAAATCTTATTTGTCCACAAATTGTAAGATGATTCATGCATGATTCGCGCTCAGCCATTTTCGAATATTGAGAAGATATCTCTATGACAACACGTTTAGTGTCTCCGACCTTAAAAACATTTTTAGGTCTAATGATTGCTTTAGTTGCGACTACAGCAACTTTTGCAGAAAATTCCAAAATTGATGCGACAACGTTAACCGTCATTGGTTATCATGAAATTACCGACCATAAAGATGCACTCATCCCA
Proteins encoded in this window:
- a CDS encoding TIGR01777 family oxidoreductase: MKKMTVLVTGASGFIGSHLLPFLLKNNFQVIALTRQKNKASYDSDLTWVNDLDEIKVIEINYVINLAGENIGQKRWTNQRKKQLIQSRVDMTEQLYQWLQQKSIFPQCIISGSAIGYYGIDPQEHWVDVCDENMPPQAIFMSELCQAWEQTALKFNQQNTKIIRLGVVFGNGGILPQMLLPIKLNVIAKIGSGQQPIVWIHIQDVLRAIIFLLQLQADQKVYNLVAPEQINQQGFADIAARVLKRKPFITMPKCVFELALGEQSQLILNGQYVTPQALCSHGFKFQYPNLEQALTEVLLGH
- the thiO gene encoding glycine oxidase ThiO, with the protein product MHIAIIGAGISGLMSALELAEQGCSVDIFDQQQAGQAASWAGGGILSPMYPWRYAPEVNHLAQYGKSLYQMWNEKLLPITGIDFQIHDTGMLIFDQEDFEVGLNYASTHHEPMQQCDLLNRKQLEAVNPHISEKFQQAIHFPQLSNVRNPRLLQSLISYLKQHPFVRFFEHCSIDQLIVKNKTVHGIQTSNGQVFHADHVVLTSGAWSQYWEEHIHRQIPVHPIQGQMLLFKTPENWLPTMCMNRVMYLIPRQDGHIVCGSSMADCGFSTAVDEQTQQDILSACLDMVPELKQFPIVSRWAGLRPSSPQGIPYIGEMPDIANLWANFGHFRNGLCMGAGSAQLLRQLILKQAPIVDPSAYSPSRLKKQNLVTQ
- the hemB gene encoding porphobilinogen synthase, giving the protein MTYTFNRPAFPATRMRRIRKNDQLRAMVSETQLTANHLIYPVFVLPGQQQTQDIPSMPNVQRLSADLLLKKAENLLELGVSKLALFPVTPQEDKSLTAEAAWHENGLVQATCRLLKKELPEMVLITDGALDPYTTHGQDGIIDETGYVLNDETVECLVKQALSHAQAGADVVAPSDMMDGRIGAIRQALEQNGFIYTNIMAYSAKYASSFYGPFRDAVGSASNLKGANKYNYQMDVGNRAEALHEIALDIQEGADMVIVKPGMPYLDVVREVKDTFGVPTFVYQVSGEYAMLAAAIQNGWLSESVILESLMCCRRAGADGIWTYFAEEAARKLKEMR
- a CDS encoding thioesterase family protein — encoded protein: MNDVKKNWTGNIQLGAKADHDVVLKQLCKAFNSSPFFKHCGMSMRVVDDQIEGYIEMQPELVGNVAFQILHGGVAATLLDSIGGVVAMEQLYRRATPEDLPDTIKKVSRLATVDMRVDYLAPGRGQFFTARAETLRLGRKGCTMRMTMLNDEAKPIATAIASYAF
- a CDS encoding HlyD family secretion protein: MTDAQANQQDIAAYSASDDAMKAKRKKFLGFFALILILAAILYAIWALFFNHAVSTDNAYVGAETAQITSMVSGQVAEVLVKDTQQVKKGDVLVRVDERDAKIQLAQAQAELAKAQRQYKQSQANSSSLNSQVVVRNDEINSAQAQVSKAQADFDKANLELKRRNELAASGAISKEELSKAQSAVSTAQASLDLAQAGLAQATSSRKAAESTLAANEALIQGANEASTPDVLVAKAHVEQAMLDLERTIIRAPVDGVVTRKNIQIGQRVAPGTVMMSVVPVSALYVDANYKESQLAKVKAGQKVTLRSDLYGDDVVYHGVVQGFSGGTGAAFALIPAQNATGNWIKVVQRLPVRIMLDPKELAEHPLRVGLSMQADIDLASK
- a CDS encoding DHA2 family efflux MFS transporter permease subunit, with translation MKTQNPFAELSGGRLLLAAFVIALSNFMVVLDTTIANVSVPHITGNLAVSSSQGTWVITSYAVAEAICVPLTGWLAGRFGTVRVFVFGLIGFTIFSFLCGLATSLEMLVFFRIGQGLCGGPLMPLSQTLLMRIFPPEKHAQAMGLWAMTTVIGPILGPILGGLISDNLSWHWIFFINIPVGIFCVLASIRLLSVAETKTEKLRIDAVGLGLLVLWIGALQLMLDLGHERDWFNSTSIIVLALTAVVGFIVFMIWELTEKHPVVNLYVFRHRGFAVSVSALAFGFGAFFGSIVLIPQWLQINLGYTATWAGYLTATMGFGSLTMSPIVAKLSTKYDPRALASFGLALLGVVTVMRAFWVTDADFMSLAWPQILQGFAVPFFFIPLSNIAMGSVLAQEMASAAGLMNFLRTMAGAIGASIAVTIWDDHTKVARSEMVNNLHPQEVQNTLLQNGFSPDATLATIANLVDKEAITTSANHVFMLLAIVFIFASALIWMSPKPKVITGGPAPH